The window AAAGCTTGAAAAACAAGGATAGTGTGTTCCATTGGCTGAAGCAAAGCTTGTCGGAGATGGAGAACAAGTTTGATGATTTCTTGTTCAAATTGGATACTGCCGGATGGAACTTAGGTGAATCTAACTTGAAGATTCCCAACCACATCCTCATCGACTTGGAGTCCATCCCTCTCTGACATTCGATTTTTTTTCCAAGGAGCAATCAATCTCTTGAACAAAAGAAACTGATACTGAGGTAAATAATACTACCAAACACTGTCAATTCGAACGTGGAGTAATTTTTGTTACTATACCTTAGGCGTCAATTGAATGTAGATGAATATCAAAGTTTGGTACAACTAACAGTTAGGATATATCAGGAATTGTATGGCAACTTGTAAGACATGATCCATATAGATTAAGAGTAAAATAgtataatatcttaaaataagtTAGTGTGGATAGTGGGACAAATGGTGAGGTTTGTGACCAATGATAGAGTATGATTGTGATTATGCCTTGTTTTGTTTGTACTTGAATCGTCACCccctttgtttatttttgttataatttagAGGACGTGGGCCTTcctttattaaaaacaaagaaaacaactTTTTTGTATAATTTGATTTGCCTATAAACAATATAAcagaatcaaaatttattattataaattatgaaaaatattatagacAATTTTATAGTCGAAAAATCATGCTAAGAATTATAGTTCTACTAATATTGTAgtctaatttttatattttatatgggagttatattttagtttacTAATTTATTTGCTGATTCAGTTTGCTATCTTTGCGAGGAGGGCTCAGAAAGAAAGAATTGATCCATTTCTGGCCTCATCATCGAGAAGTAGAATTAGCGGTGAGTCATTATCGCTATTAATTCAATTTGTCTAATAATGATAACAAATCATGTCACGAAATGACCTATAATTGTTTGATCCTTTTACCCACATCCATTAATTGTAAAAGCACACGTAGGTCATATACGTATCATAAAAGCCAAATTAGTAAGCAAATTACGAGGCCTTACGAGATCCAAGCATGCAAATATTTCATAAACAAATCCTTAAAGGTTTATGTATTTGCAATAAGACATTAGATTAGAGATCGGATCTGCAGACGGAATGGTAgactctcttttctctcttgagAGACAGTGAGTCGCGGTGGTTCCGTCGATGATTTATCTTTCCGGTTAACAAAATCGACTCTGGTATACGGCGTTTTTCTCTGACGCTGTGTAGCCGGCATAGTTTCTGGTGGTTTTGCGCTCTCTTTGGTGAAACTATCCAGCGGTGGTATCCGGTGGTGGAGCCTTGGTGGTGTCGTAGGTTCTCTACCGAATCTCTCTCAGACCTAATCATCGCCGGTTGTCATCTGTTTCAACCGTCGATTGATCTTCTCGTTGGGCTGTTAGTTGGAGCCCGTTCGCATGATTTATCATTTGGAGTTCGTTGGTAGGAAGCGAAGATTATGGGGCTGGTTAATGAAATCGGTTGGATGAGCTCTCGATTTAGATCGATTGACGCTCTCCAAAGCTACGGCGTGTGCGTTGCAGCTGTCTGAATCCCCAAAACCTCCGATACAGTCGTTAGAGGTGTTTCTTCAGTGGAAGTTCGTGGTCCCGGTGTCATTCCGGTGTGGTACGGTGGATTCCGGTAATCGTCGGTTTAGTGTTCCGGCGTTGTTTCTCGAAAGCGGTGATGAGGTGGAAGCTATCGCGACGCGTGGTCTCCTTAGGATGTGAGATTAACACGTGTTTTTCACCCCCGCTAATCTTTTGACGCGTGGTGTGGTCCGGCGTCTTTTCTTTTCGTGGCCTTGTTGGACTGGTTCCTTTGGTGGCTTTTTTTGTGTGGTTTGAACCTTGTGTATgggttttttttggtttgggcTTTGTCCCTTTGAGCCTTGAGctcttaataaaatttagatggaaaaaaaaaaatttgcaataAGACTGGTATCCTGTCCGAAACACGTTAAAAAGCTAGTTCATACGCTTATATTGCGACACGTTGGTGTTGATGGTGGTCCCCACTGACACGCAGACACATGTCGGTCACGTATCTCTACAAGGCGCACAGTTGCACACACCGCCGCCTGAAGCAGTGACACACGTCCTGTCACTCAATTGGTTTTTCTTTCTCTCAGTTAAATAAACAATATTATCTCTCGTCCTTGTTAAGTGGAGCCCAAGGTATGGTTTTATGGTAATTTGGATAATTCCACAATTAATGTctattgttttaataatttgttcCAGTTCCTtgtagaacaaaaaaaaaaaggaaggagGAAGCCTTTACTTTAGACGCTCTTTCACTTTAGTTATGTTAAATATTGTGTGATCTTTGATTACGTGTTCTCTACGCGAATTTAAGCAAACttactttctctttctctctccctGTCGCTACCTCCTCGGTTGAGTGAGTATAAATCtccagaaaaaagaaaaaaatcatccaTGGGAATGGGAGAGAGAATCTAATAGAGCAGTTAGGGTTTGCGATATTTTAGGCGTGTGTCGGTATAGTTTGATctcaaagattaaaaaaaaagaagggaaTAGGGTTTTGTTTTGTCTTGGAAGCTCTGGTTTATGTTAGATCATCTCGTCGAGGAGTGAAGAAAAGGGAAAAAAGAATGAGAAAGTCGTTCAAGGATTCACTCAAAGCTCTCGAAGCTGATATCCAGTTCGCCAACACCCTgtaaacctctctctctctctctctctctctctctctggttaATAATACACGCAagagttttaagttttttttttttgtttcccgATGGAATCTGATCGTGTTCTTTTTCGCTTTTTGATTGATGTCTCTTGCCTACTCTATTCTGGTTTTTGAGTCATAGATCAAACTGTTTTCACAACCTTCCTTAGAATTTTATCGAAGTTTCCAGATTCTTATTCAGTCTGGATACTTGTTTGAATCTCTGTTGTCTGATGGggtttgcttgcttgcttgctgATGTCAGAATGAATCTTGGGACTTTGCGTTTACGCGAGCTCTTTAAAATGTCAATTTATTCCTTTAGCTAGTCTCAGACGCCACCACTCCTTCCTCAAACCGGTcaattatttttggtttactaGATAAGACTTGTGAAtaattgtattgttatcttatTTTAATCCCCCCCCCCCTATCATGGAGTCACAAACATTCTgatatctttttgttttctctctctctctatctttttTGAAGGGCATCTGAGTATCCAGAGGAGAATGATGGCGGGTTCGTTCAGATGAGACTGTCATACAGCCCCGCGGCTcacctctttctctttcttgttCAGTGGACTGATTGTCATTTCGCTGCCTCTTTGGGTTTGCTTAGAATCCTTATTTATAAGGTACTTATCCTTTTTTAGTATATCTCGGACCTTGATCCTCTAGACTTGATATGTGATATtctctgttttatttttttgataggCATATGTTGATGGGAAGACCACAATGTCGCTTCATGAACGGAAAGCTAGTATCAAAGAGTTCTACGGTAAAATATTAGTTGGTGTATTTGATTAGGAAGTTGGTCCAATAAATAATAACAATGTTCCATTGGATATGTTGTAGATGTGTTGTTTCCTTCGCTATTGCAACTTCACGGAGGGATAAACGATGTagaagaaaggaaacaaaaggAGATATGCGACAAAAGATACCGGAGAACAGAGAAAGGAAAGATGTCGGAGGTGGATTTGGAGAGGGAGGAAGAGTGTGGCATTTGCTTGGAGATTCGCAATAAAGTTGTTCTTCCTACTTGCAATCATTCCATGTGTATAAATTGCTACCGAGACTGGTGAGAATTGCTTCCTCACTCACTCAGTTTCTTCACACCTCAATAGCCTTGGTTGCAATAGATTAATATGTTGGTGTTTGAAACAGGCGTTTGAGGTCACAGTCGTGCCCGTTCTGTAGAGGGAGCTTGAAAAGAGTGAATTCTGGGGATCTATGGGTTTACACTTCAAGCAGAGAGACTGTGGAGTTACCGGAGATATACAAGGAGAATGCGAAGAGGTTGTTAATGTACATTGACAAACTGCCTCTCGTTGCTCGTGACCACCCAACTCTTGTTCCTTACTCTCCTGTTCCTCGCTGAACATCCTGCCTCTCTCTCTTTAATTAGCTTATCTCATCTTCTTCTGCACATAAGCATTTCTAatctatatttttgtaaataaaaatttatgtttcTTTTGGGGGGGTTTTCTTTTCAGTTTTTCTGCAGTCTCTGATTTGAATTTGGCAATTTGTTATTTGTATTATGACAACCTCCTCTTGTTATTTAAATCAGATATATGAAAAAATGGCTTTTTGTTCAGCCGTTCTATCGGTTGGTTAAATAGCGAACCACAGACAGGCTGTGATCCTTCCGGTTTAGGTAAACCTGCATCTTTTGAGTTTACTGATAGAGCTGATTACATAACTCTGTGATGATATATCTGTTCAGATTGATGAAAGGGAAAAACTGAGAtttaataaggaaaaaaaaaacattatggaAGCGAGTGTACAGTGGTATCTATCCACCACTAGTAACACGAGAAGTCGAAGTGATCCTGGTAACgaacgatgaagaagaagatattgaGCTCGACGATGGAACATATCCTAGAAATTTCGATCCAAAATCGCTTCGTGATGACTTTGAATACCCCCAGTCACCATCAATCTCAGCAACTTCCTCCTCTCCGTTTAGAAACCTAAGCACCCCTCTCATCGACGGCCGAGACGCCGGATTTTGGTGGCAACAGAGCAGGCCCACGGCGAGAGCGACCCTTGCTTCTCCGCCGTCGTAATCAGAGCCAAGTCTCGGATCGATCGCACTGAGAATCTCACCCCTCGCGTGCAGTCCCATAACCCAATCGACTAAGAAGAAGGAACCGGAATCCGTTGGCTTTCTCCCGCAGACGATCTCCAAAAGAAGAACGCCAAACGCGAAAGCGTCAGACGCAGACGAGGGTTTGCCGTTGCGGGCTAGCTCAGGCGCCACATACCCGATCGTACCGACGAGTCCCGTCGTCTCTGTCAGCGATCCTCGTTCGTAAAGCCTCGCTAGTCCGAAATCTCCCAGTCTGGGGTTCATGTTGGACTCGATCAGAACGTTGCTTGGCTTCACGTCTCTGTGAACCACGATCTGTTCCCACTCTTCGTGGAGATACAACAGCCCCGACGCGATTCCTTTGGCGATCTCGAAACGCGCGTTCCAAGGCAAAACGGCGCCGCTTCTCCGCGGAACAGTATAGAGGAGAGAGTCCAAGCTTCCGTTGGGGATGTAATCATAAATCAGCAGAAGATCGGTTCTGTGTTTGCACCATCCTTGGAGATTCACGAGGTTCCTATGCCTCACGCGCCCTAGACTCTCGATCTCCGCCATAAATTCTCGAACACCTTGCCTGCTGTTTGGAATGATCATCTTCACGGCGATGAGATCATCCGAGTTGGCCAGTTTTCCTTTGAAAACCGTTCCGAAACCTCCGGTTCCGATGATCCCAGCCTCCTTGAATCCGTCGGTGGCTACGTAGAGATCTCTGTATCTGAATCTGCGAGGATGATCGATTTCCCAGTCTTCCAGAGTCTCTTCTTGCCGCAGTCGCTTCTTGTAcatgacgaagaagaagagcaacacaAGCATGATTACCATAACGGCCGATAAAGCCACTATCAAAACGATGATCTGAGAATTGAAGCCTCTCTTGGTGGCCGTGTTTCGAGGCGGAGGAGGAAGCTCCGAGAGGTCTAGCGTAGCTGCAATGGGGTTCTCTCCCACGCTTGTGAAACTCCAACCCATTAGGTAATGATCACTCGACTGATCTCCTTTTCCTGTGGCTGCTGTGAATCCCACGTACATTTCTTCTTGCACGACGTCCAACAGTTTTGGAATCTGTCGTGAGATCAACGGTTTAGTAGGTTTAAACCCCAGTTTCGCCGGGTATACGGTGACGTTTAGCGTTTGTGTTGCTCCATCGTAGTTCAGAAGAGCTTGAATCGGATTGCCACTCTCCAGCTCGAAATCTTCTCTCTTGTTTGGATCATCGTTCTGGTAGTACACGACCGGCTCTTGGAAATCAGATGTTCGGTTGTTGAAATTAAGACCGATGTCGTTTCCGATTCTGTCAGTGTCGTCTCCGGATCCTTGAACCGTGTCGAATTCCACTGCGAAAACGTGATTCCTCGGGTCACCATTGTTCTCTTTGTTGAGAACTCCCAAGTACTGGGCGGACCCAGCATTGGGACGATTAGGGGTTGGAGATAGCGTGAACGTGAAGCCAAAGCCTCCACTGCTAGAGCTGGAAGGGATTATAACAAAGACGAAACGAGTGCTGAAAGAACCAACCCTGGTGGCGTTTCTGTTGGTCTCTAGCAATCTCACCGGTTTGTGGTAGAAAGCTGTTCCGGTTACGTTTGAGGCTCGGTTAGTGAGTCTCAGTAACCCGTCTGGTTTGATCACAGCAGCTTCTCCTGCAATACGAATCTCTGATTCGTTTCCTTTAAAACCTCGGAAAGTAAACTCTGTGGTTGCTCGAACGGGGACGCTTGGAATAAGGAAAAGACTGAATAAAAGTGAGGCTAATAAGACCGTGAGTTTTCTTGCAGTGTCCATGCGTGGGCGAGTTAAAAGAATGAGGTAGGAAGAGATACTTTTTTAAGATTTCTAGCTTAGAACTGTTTCTTTATTAGCAGGAGAGTTTGATTTTTACTTACGGATATGAGGTTCTCTGAAGTAGCCGAGTCgaagaataagaaaaaataCACACCACaaaaacagaagaagaagaatcttcTTATTTTTCTAACTAGGTGTGTTCACATCTCTAAATATTGAAATTTTGCACAATGTTTTGTGAAAATTGAAAACTCAACTACTAATATTCCACTTCGACCAAAATTATTCACTTTCAGTTAATTATAAGAATCATACCcagttattaaaatttaattgatatatttcaATAAACTAAACCAATTACGTTAAATAAAGGGTTTAAGAgattaaaaatagaagaaaTACGTAATTGGTTTGTCATCCATATATATGTTTGCGTGTTTGTAGATTAATAAAATCATAAGTAAATACTTAAATCTTTAATAATAATCTGTAATATTAGCACTAACGATAACTTGGAAAATTCACATATTTTAGGATGTCTTTTTTCTTTATGTCGGCACTATTTAgagtttttataaagaaataaataatacattGATTGTTTGGTCTTATTGACTGGACTTTGTTATTACAAAATGGTCCAAACGCAACCATTATAGGCTGACTTTGACAAATTCAACGTTTATATAAGAGTTTTAATCATATTGCTTTATAGACGATTgcatagaaaattaaataactaatatattacAATTGTTCGACAAAGATAATCGGATGTATAACAAACATATTGCGAAGATGATAAAACTTCAATTAGTTTAATGAAACAgtgcacacacaaaaaaaagttactaTCTAGCACTTGATAAATGAGTTACTATCTGTgacagtgacaaaaaaaaaaaaaaagagttaaatgAGTTACAAtctttgagaaagaaaaaaaagagttactATCTAGCACTGATAAACGAACTTGAGGAAATTCTGGTGAGAGATGAGCTCGAAACCCTATCAAACGATGAAACGTATCCTCCTCCGTAGTACTTGGACCTTGAAGAATGTGAATACTCCTCAACCTCAACCTCAACCTCAGGTACATCCTCGTCTCTGTTGAGATACTTGTGCACCATTCCCATAGTCGGACGATATCCCATTTTGGGGTGGCAACAGAGCAAACCGACGGCGAGAGCAAGCCTTGCCTCCTCTTCGTCGAAACCAGATCCGAGTCTAAGATCGACCGCACCGAGGATCTCACCGCTCACTTGTAGCTCCATCACCCAATCTCCCAAGAAGAAGCTACCAGAATCCGTCGGTTTTCTCCCGGAGACGATCTCTAACAGCAAAACGCCGAAAGCGAAAACGTCGGAAGCCGACGAGGAGTTTCCGTTGCGTGTGAGCTCCGGCGCCATATACCCAATCGTGCCCACGACTACGGTGGTGTGCTGCAGCGATCCTCGCTCGTGAAGCCTGGCGAGCCCGAAATCTCCAAGTCTAGGGTTCATGTCAGCGTCGATGAGAACGTTGACGTCTCTGTGAATCACAATCTTTTCCCATTCTTCGTGGAGATACAGCAGCCCAGCCGCGACTCCTTTAGCGATCTGAAAACGCGCGTTCCACGACAAAACGGCGCCGCTTCGTCTGGGTTTGCTGTAGAGCAGCGAGTCCAAGCATCCGTTGGGGATGTAGTCGTAAACCAGCAAGAGGTCGTTTCCGTGTTTGCACCATCCTTGGAGGTTGACCACATTCTTATGCCTCAAACGCCCTAAACTCTCTATCTCTGCCACAAACTCTCGAACACCTTGCATGCTATTCCGAGTTATCTTCTTCACTGCGATTTGATCACACGAAGATGATTTGGTTTTGATGCTGCTTCCTCTGTAAACAGTTCCGAATCCTCCGCTTCCTACAATCCTGTTCTCCTTGAATCCATCCGTAGCCGCATAGAGATCTTTGTATCGAAATCGGTGAGGATGATCGACTTCCCAATCCTCGAGGATCTCCTCTTGCTGCAATCTCCTTTTGTATAACATGAAGATTACAAATAAGAGGAACATGATCGATATAACAGTCGATAAAGCTACGATTagggcgatgaccttcccactGTAATTAACCTCTCTTCTTCGCCCTATTTGGAGGCGAAGGAGGAAGCTCCGAGGGATTCAACGTAGCTGCAACCGGACGGTCTCCTCCGCTTGAGAAGCTCCATCCCATCACGTAGTGTGCACTCGACTGATCCCTCCCCGTGGCTGCAGTGAATCCTACGAACATTTCTTCTTGCACTACTTGTAACAGTTTAGGGACATGTTGTTGTGAGATCATAGGAGTTCTGGGCTTAGATCCCAGTCTCGTTGGGTAAACAGTTAGATTTAGTGTTTTGGTTGGTCCGTCGTAATCCAAAAAGACTTGGATTGGCTCGCCGCTCGCAAGTTGGAAATCTTCTTTCTTGCCATCTTTGTTGAAGTAAGCCACAGGTTCTTGGACTTCTGAAGAGAGACTGTTGAAATTTAGACCGATGTGGTTGCCTATTCGGTTTGTGTCGTCTTTGAATCCATGTACCGTGTCGAACTCCACTGCAAAAACGTGATTGCTCGGATCACCATCGTTTCTTTCGTTGAGAAGCCCCAAGTACTGTGCGGATTCCGCGTCTGTCCTGTTTGGGGTTGGAGATAGTGTGAAGGTGAAGCCGAAACCTCCGTTGTCTGAGCTTGAAGGTATGATGACAAACACGAAAGATGTGCTAAAGGAGCGAACCGACGAATTACTGTCCAGCAATCTCACCGGTTGGTGATAGAAAGCTGTACCTGCAAGGTTTGAGTTTCGATCGGTAAGCCTCAATAGTCCGCTGGGCGTGATTGTTGAATCTCCTTGTAATTGAATATCTGATTGGTTTCCTTTAAAACCTTGGAAAATGAACTCTGTAGTCGACTCTGCCGTTGATCTCTGAGCTCGAACAAGGAAGATCACCAAGATGAAGAGTGAAACCATGGATCTTGCTTTGCCCATAAATGATCAAGAGAGTGCTGACCAAAAAGATTGAGTATGAGTTTTGGTGGGAAAAGGGAAGATAAGACCAGCTGCAACGCGGTATATTACTCATTTCTTAGCGCTAATCCTTATgcttttagattaaaaaaataataaaagccGACGTTACGCTGAGGTTGAATCCTTAATGAAGGATTTATTTGCGGTTGATCCTTGATGCGCTGGCAGCGTGTGATTGGAGCGTCGAAGGAATGTGTTTGGTGAGAAGAAAAAAACGCGTTCATTTCTCGAGTGTAGCCGGAAAAAAAAACCTTTCCTCCTCTCCCGGCGATAACAAAGGCGACACTGCGATCCGGTTTGTTCAAGGTAAATCGCACCATTTTAAGTgtattttttttgcatttgaaGTTACTGCATGTCAATTTAGCGGTGTTTATGAGTTCGATTGTTGGGATCAATTAGAGTTTTGGtttaaaatcgatttggggataaaattcaaattagggttttcgtgtctatgttttttttgtacatTCGATTCTTTGTTAATCGAATCGTTTGTGGGAATCAAATAGATTTGGGGTTTAAATTCGAATTGGGATTAATATCGAATAAGGGTTTTCGTCTGTGAATTTTTTgtcttacaaaatttatttcgGGTTAAAATACGAATAGATTTGAGGTTTGTTTATGGATTCGATTCTGGGGATGAAATAGATTTAGGGTTAAAATAcgaattagggttttcgtctgTTCTTATTAGTTTCTTGGTTGTTTACCCAGAGGTTTAGTAGGGATTTTGATCCGCTTAAACGTTATTGGTCTTATAGGTTCTGAAATGGAGGACGAATTGAGGGATATGAAAGCACACAAAGCATACTACAACATGCTTCATTTCGTTGCAGATGCGCAACAGGGGATTCCCCAGCTGTGCCCCTGTGGATCTATCACGAAGGAGGTAGTCGATGAAGAGGATACATATGACTACCTCCCCGGCAAAAGATATTTCATATGCAAAGATTACGAGGTTTGCATTCTTCTGTCCATATTTATCGAGCTCGTCCTTCCATATTTATTTGTTGTTGGATAAATTGTTTTCTGTTTTCGCAGAATGACGGGTTGCATTTCAGACAACCATGGGTTATGGGGATGCAACAAGAGGTTGAGAGACTGAAAGTACGTTTTCACGAGCAGGAGAAGCTTCTGCGAGAGTGCGAATCACTTAAGGTGAGTTCTGTCTGCTTGTTCACTCTCTTTTTAATCATATTTCTAAGAAATTAAATGTAGTTTATCTGATGTCTTTTCAGGGGCAGGTGCGGATGCTGCTTAAGCGGGTGGCTGAACTCGAAAAAAGAAACTTACCGGTTTCAAACTCAGGTTAGTGTTTGAACTTACCAGTTAAAATTCAAATGGAAATAAGTTTGTAGTTAGAAAAGAAACTAGGATTGTGTAACCGCGTAACTTTAGTAGTTGAGAATAGTTGAAAACAAGCTAGAATAGTTAATGTTTCCGAGCAAATAACTTGCAAGTTTGTAGATAGGAAACAACTAGGATTATTAATGCACACCAAACCCATTTAATTATGCGTAACTGCATTGTTTCCTTTAAGCCTAAAACCCATTTAATTGTGGTGAGCTGTTCTGATAGGACTGTTTTCTACTAGGATTCAATAGAGTCATTATTTAATCACCTGTGTTTCTACTAGAGAAACACAGTTTTCTTCCTAAATGGCGAGATCCGGTGGTTATGTAAACCTCGTAATGAGTCAAGGGCCAGTTAATCTGGACCCCTGCGACCCTCCTCTCTTTACCGGCCAAAGTTCTGGTGTGTCTAGTgtcaaagagagaagaaaatggACAGTGAAAGATGATTTAATCCTCATCGGTGCGTGGCTCAACACCAGCAAAGACCCCATTGTGAGTAATGAACAAAAGGTAGGTGCCTTCTGGAACAGGATTGTAGAGTACTACAACTCCAGTCCTCAACTGGTTGGGACCGCCCCACGAGAACTTGGGCCATGCAAGCAAAGATGGGCTAGGATCAACGAGGGAGTTTGCAAGTTTGCTGGTTGTTACGACATGGCACTGAGGGAGCAGAGAAGCGGGCAAAATGAGAACGATGTGATGAAGTCTGCGTTGGATATATTTGCCAATGACCAGGGATCGAAGTTCAACTTCGAACATGCGTGGAGGGAGCTTCGGCATGATGTGAAGTGGTGCTCAACATATCTGGAGAAGGACAAACGCAAACCAGCGGATTCCCAACCCGACGGTGAAGGGGCAGTGCCTGAGCCAGAGCCAGAAGAGCGACCAATAGGGGTTAAGGCTGCAAAGGCTGGTAGCAAGAGGAAGAAAACTGGAAAAGAGGAGGAGTTGGCGAAGCTGGAAAATTTGATggagttaaaaaagaaaatatcccAGCAGAGTTTGCTTGAGAGTTTGCTTACAAAGCCCGATCCTCTCTCTGAGATGGAATCAGCTCTGAAAAACAAACTTCTGTCTGAATTGTTGTAGGGTTTGTTTAGCTCTAACCTAAGTTTCAGGTGTTTCCATTAGACTAGTTAAAACAAAAACTTGTCTTCTGTTTCCATTAGAGTTTGCTTACACACGTGAATTTCTTCTGTTTCAGGTGAAGTACAAGACGATGTCACGGGTTGAAGACAAAAGCTGGTATCAAGTCACGGGTTTGTATGCTCTGTTTGTATTTTCATGTCACTAGACCATGTCACGGGTTGTTTGTATGTTGCCTTTATAAATCTGCTTGTAGACTCAAATGTTATGCTATTTCCTTTGCTCTTCTGCTTCCTTTGTACTCTCTAAAAACGGATGTAATGGTGATTTAGTGGAATCTATTTCATTTGCTCTTATGCTATCTCGTTTGCAATTGTTTCAACAACAACGATCCCAGCTTGAAAGAAGAAACCTTCccaccttcatcttcatcaccgATAGGTATGAGTTAATTGTAGTAGTTTAGTTCAAATTAGTTAGGTAATTATATGAACCATCAATTGTTTAATATAAtgctgtttttaaaaaaaaatttagttaggattatttcatttatatatgtCGACAAACGTGACATCAATTGTTTAATATGAACCATCAATTGTTTAATATAAtgctgtttttaaaaaaaaatttagttaggATTAGTTCAAACGGATGTAATGCTGTTTTTCAAAATAAGTTATGATTATGTCGACAAGAtcacaacaatatatatacctagaaaaaattataaaaacgtatatTTGTTATAATGTTTGAAGGGAGGATAGCCTAATATGGCAGATGAAACCGACCGAAGACTCGATGCGGCTGTCAATGAGGCTTTTGATGAATATTTTGAAGAAACATACAACAGTATTCTGGAGAATcgaactacaaaaaaaaagaaacgtgCGTACGTCGAAAGAAACCGAGAAGCGGGCCACAGCCGTCTATGGAATGACTATTTTAGTGAAGCTCCGACATTTCCGCCTCATTTATTCAGACGCCGTTTCCGCATGAGCAAGGAAGTATTCATGCGGATTGTCGACACCCTCTCAGCAAATGCTCCATTTTTTCAACAAAGAAGAGATGCAGTCGGAAGGTTAGGTCTATCAACATTACAAAAGTGTACTGCAGCTATCCGTATGCTTGCGTACGGCTCTGCGGCTGACGCCGTcgacgaatatctccgactaGGTGAAAGCACATCACTTTCATGTTTAACAAATTTTACAGAATGTATAATACAACTATTTGGAAATGAGTATCTACGAAGACCCACTCCAGAGGATCTTCAGCGACTACTCGATATTAGAGAGATACGCGGCTTTCCGGGGATGATaggaagcatcgattgtatgcattgggaatGGAAGAATTGCCCAACAGCTTGGAAAGGACAGTACACACGTGGATCGGGAAAGCGGACAATTGTCTTGGAGGCTGTAgcttcacaagatctttggatatggcacgcatttttTGGTCCTCCAGGTACATTAAACGATATTAACGTCCTTGATCGgtcacctgtttttgatgacatttacCAAGGCCG of the Brassica rapa cultivar Chiifu-401-42 chromosome A03, CAAS_Brap_v3.01, whole genome shotgun sequence genome contains:
- the LOC103855413 gene encoding uncharacterized protein LOC103855413 isoform X2 yields the protein MCLVRRKKRVHFSSVAGKKNLSSSPGDNKGDTAIRFVQGSEMEDELRDMKAHKAYYNMLHFVADAQQGIPQLCPCGSITKEVVDEEDTYDYLPGKRYFICKDYENDGLHFRQPWVMGMQQEVERLKVRFHEQEKLLRECESLKGQVRMLLKRVAELEKRNLPVSNSGEVQDDVTG
- the LOC103855413 gene encoding glutathione S-transferase T3-like isoform X1, with translation MARSGGYVNLVMSQGPVNLDPCDPPLFTGQSSGVSSVKERRKWTVKDDLILIGAWLNTSKDPIVSNEQKVGAFWNRIVEYYNSSPQLVGTAPRELGPCKQRWARINEGVCKFAGCYDMALREQRSGQNENDVMKSALDIFANDQGSKFNFEHAWRELRHDVKWCSTYLEKDKRKPADSQPDGEGAVPEPEPEERPIGVKAAKAGSKRKKTGKEEELAKLENLMELKKKISQQSLLESLLTKPDPLSEMESALKNKLLSELL
- the LOC117125666 gene encoding putative nuclease HARBI1 encodes the protein MADETDRRLDAAVNEAFDEYFEETYNSILENRTTKKKKRAYVERNREAGHSRLWNDYFSEAPTFPPHLFRRRFRMSKEVFMRIVDTLSANAPFFQQRRDAVGRLGLSTLQKCTAAIRMLAYGSAADAVDEYLRLGESTSLSCLTNFTECIIQLFGNEYLRRPTPEDLQRLLDIREIRGFPGMIGSIDCMHWEWKNCPTAWKGQYTRGSGKRTIVLEAVASQDLWIWHAFFGPPGTLNDINVLDRSPVFDDIYQGRAPRVTYMVNGHQYDLAYYLTDGIYPKWSTFIQSITLPQGPKAALFAKVQEATRKDVERAFGVLQARFAIVKNPALSLDKEKIGNIMRACIILHNMIVENERGGYTQYDTSEFEEGESSRSSHVEHTNNMPSHFGNMLGLRNHVRDRRTHEALKNDLIENIWNKFGNDEDV